One part of the Tunicatimonas pelagia genome encodes these proteins:
- a CDS encoding Hsp20/alpha crystallin family protein, with product MYRKHYKNQGGTTYKKYAPFIDAEFWEGMRGGFFRRPKYNVPLNIAETDTNYEVHVYAVGFEKEHITITVEDDVLWIRGKRDIDKDNPPKFKRQEFPVKHFERVVSLYGQVDTTQITARQEGEILIITLPKLPEAQASTQDVKID from the coding sequence ATGTACAGAAAACATTATAAAAACCAAGGGGGAACCACCTACAAAAAATACGCACCCTTTATTGACGCTGAGTTTTGGGAAGGTATGCGAGGTGGCTTCTTTCGCCGACCCAAGTACAACGTCCCGCTTAACATTGCTGAAACAGATACCAACTACGAAGTCCACGTATACGCTGTAGGATTTGAAAAAGAGCATATTACCATTACCGTAGAAGATGATGTTTTGTGGATTCGGGGGAAGCGTGACATTGATAAAGATAATCCGCCTAAATTCAAACGGCAGGAGTTTCCGGTAAAGCATTTTGAGCGAGTAGTCAGCCTCTACGGACAGGTAGATACTACCCAGATAACGGCTCGGCAGGAAGGCGAAATACTAATTATCACTTTACCCAAACTGCCTGAGGCCCAAGCCTCTACTCAAGATGTGAAGATTGATTAG
- the pyrF gene encoding orotidine-5'-phosphate decarboxylase → MTQTDLFRLIQQKQSFLCVGLDPDLAKIPRHLHREEDPIFAFNRQIIDATADYCIAYKPNIAFYESLGARGWESLRKTLDYIPNDFFTIADAKRGDIGNTSLRYAHTFFETYNFDSITVAPYMGEDSVTPFLQYAGKWVILLALTSNKGSHDFQHLPVGESQIPLYQQVLKTSQQWGSEEQLMYVVGATQAKKLEEIRKIVPNHFLLVPGVGAQGGSLEEVARYGMNDRCGLLVNSARGIIYASSGEDFAEQAGKAAQQLQQKMAQLLNHFRN, encoded by the coding sequence ATGACCCAAACCGACCTATTCCGATTAATTCAACAGAAACAATCTTTTTTATGCGTAGGCTTAGACCCCGATTTAGCAAAGATTCCGCGACACCTACACAGGGAGGAAGACCCGATTTTTGCGTTTAATCGGCAGATTATTGATGCTACGGCAGATTACTGTATTGCCTACAAACCTAACATTGCCTTTTATGAGTCGCTGGGCGCGAGGGGTTGGGAAAGCCTGCGAAAAACGCTGGACTATATTCCCAATGATTTTTTTACGATTGCTGATGCTAAGCGGGGCGATATTGGTAACACTTCGTTGCGCTACGCCCACACCTTTTTCGAAACTTACAATTTTGACTCTATCACCGTAGCACCCTACATGGGTGAAGATTCAGTGACTCCTTTTCTGCAATACGCCGGAAAGTGGGTGATTTTACTAGCGCTCACTTCCAATAAAGGCAGCCATGACTTTCAGCATTTGCCAGTAGGTGAGTCACAGATTCCGTTATATCAACAGGTTTTGAAAACTAGCCAGCAGTGGGGTTCCGAGGAGCAACTGATGTACGTAGTGGGAGCTACTCAGGCTAAAAAGCTGGAGGAAATCCGAAAGATTGTGCCCAATCACTTCCTGTTAGTACCCGGAGTGGGAGCGCAGGGAGGAAGTTTGGAAGAAGTAGCTCGCTACGGCATGAATGATCGCTGCGGATTATTAGTTAACTCAGCCCGTGGTATTATTTATGCCAGTTCAGGAGAAGATTTTGCTGAACAGGCTGGAAAAGCCGCCCAACAGCTACAACAGAAAATGGCGCAGCTACTAAATCATTTTAGAAATTGA